The stretch of DNA TATTGTAAAAATATAATATGAGGTGGGAATGTGAAAGTGAGTGTTAGAAATAAATTAAAAGGAACTGTGGAAGATATTAAAGTGGGTCAGGTTATGGCGGAAGTTTTTGTTAAAGTAGGGGACCAAAGGATAGTTTCAGTAATTACAAAAGATGCTTTGGATGATTTGGATATTAAAGTAGGGGATGAAGTAGTGGCTTTAATCAAATCAACATCTGTTGCAATTGGAAAATAAATAAATATTATATTTATATATTTATTTTCTATTTATTTTAACTACAAAATAATTTTTTATTATATTTATTTTTTAATAATTTTTAATAATTTTTTAACAATAATTATGTTTCTATTTTTTATTAAAATTTTGAGCTTTTTAATTTAAATTTATTATTAATGTGATGTTATGATATTAGGAATCCACGATGGACATAATGCAAGTGCCTGTTTAATAGATAATAACAATAATATAAGGTATGCCATAAGTGAGGAGAGATTTACAAGAAAGAAAAATCAGAGAGGATTTCCAAAATATTCTGTAAATTATATATTGAATGAGATAAAAAAATTAGATAAAGAAAGCACAATAGATATAATAACCGTAGGAGGCATTTTTAGAAAAGGAAATCGGTTAAAAGCATTAAAAAATTTTCAAAAAGAAGTAAATGTTCCTATGGTATATTTTAACCATCATTTGTGCCATGCTTCATTGTATAAATTATCCAATTTTAAGGAATGTTTGATAATTACAATGGATGGTGGAGGAGATGCTCTCTCTTCAACCGTATCAATTGGAAATAAAAAAGGTTTGGAGCTATTGGCACAGAATGATTTAATAGATTCTGTTGGTGATTTCTACGCCTCCATTACAGAGGTTTTAGGATTTAAACCTATGGAAGATGAAGGAAAAGTTATGAGTTTATCCAGTTATGACTGCGTAGATGAATCACCTATCAATTTAAAAGTTATTGATTACGATAGTAAAAGAAAATCCTTTGAGAATTACCTTGGTATTGTTGGATATGAAGCTACAAAGGCATTAAAGAGGATTTTTAATTTAAATAAAAATGTAGATTTCAAAAATAAGGTGTTGATTTCAAAATATGCTCAAAAAACCCTTGAAGATGTTGTTTTAAAAATGATAAATGATTTTTCAAAAGAAACTGGAATAAATAATATAGTTTTCAGCGGCGGAGTGGCACAAAATGTTAAATTAAATAAAAAAATAGCCGAAAATTATAACCTATATGTCCCGCCGTTTATGGGGGATGAGGGACTTTCTGTTGGTTCTGCATTACTATTTAATAATAAAAAAAATAAAAAAACCAAAAATAAGGAGATAACCTTAAAAAATACCTATTTGGGATATGAAATTAAAAATGAAGATATGGAGCTCCTATACAATAATGATAGTAATATCCACAAAAATTATAAAATAACCTATGTGGAAGAAGAGGAGCTCCCAGAAACTATTGGAAATCTTATAGTAAATAATAAAATTGTATGTCTTTGTAGAGGTAAAATGGAATTTGGACCTAGGGCGTTGGGAAATAGAAGCATAATATCACTACCTACTAAGGAAAACTCAGAAAAGATTAATAAAATGCTTAATAGGGATAATTTTATGCCTTTTGCACCTACCATACTTTATGAGCATATTGACGATTATATTATTAATCCTTCATACAGTCCATTTATGACCTTATTATTCGATATAAAACATGAGAATAAAAATAAAATAGATGGCGTTGTTCATGTGGATAATACTACCAGAGCTCAGACATTAAAAAGAGAATTTAATAAAACCTATTACGATATAATAAATCATGTTTATGAAAATACGAATATTCCAATGGTTTTAAATACAAGTTTCAATCTACACGGCGAGCCTATCGTTTGCAATGAACAAGATGCTTTAAAATCCTTTAAATCTGTTGGTAATGCCTTATTATTAGGAAATTGGTTAATCGAGAAGATTTAATTTATTTTCTGCTTAATCTTCTCCTAAGTGCGATATAGAGATTACCTATTACAATCATTGAAGCTATGCTGTATAGACAATATATTAATGTATCCAATAAAGATTTACCATTTCCTATGTAAAACTTGTCTCCCAATACTGATTTTAAGTATCCCGCGTATATTATTAAGTAATCTGGAAATTTAATATTTTCAATAACTGGATTTATATAATAAACAGCTGTTAAAATAAGTGGTGTTATAAATATTAAAATAATTAATCCAATTATCGGCTTTTTTATGGATTCTCCATAGTCAGATATTAATCCATATAAAAAAATAACAATATATTCAAAAATCCCAGACTTTTCTTTTATCAACTCCATTTCTTTTTTAAATAATTCTGATGCTTCAATATATGTTCTATTATTCTCAATAGATAGCCTTAAATTCCTATATTCTGCAAGAACTGATTTATAATTTAAATCTTCAGAAATAACACCATATGCTGAATAATATATATCCATATTATCTTTTAACTTTTTTAGGGCATTATAAATTTTTAAATAAGGATATAAAAACACAAAAAAAATTAATTCTATTGATATTAATATAATATCATCATAAATCATCTTAAAGCCTATCGTAATCAATAATGGTGTTATGATGAATAACACTAACAAAATAGATATTATGACAGATATGGTCGTTTTCAGTGGCATTTTTAGTTTAGGTAATATCCAAGTTACAATTTTTATTGTAAAATCATGAGGTTTGTCATTTCCAATTTCTAACAATAATTTTTGAATTTTAAAATTAAGATTGGAATCATCGTTATATTTTCCAGAGTATATATTGCTCAATTCTTCATCAACATCTTTAAGTAATAAATATTCCTTAAATTTCAGCAATTTATGGCTTAAAATCTCTTCTTTTTTTATACCGCATAGTAGCATTACTTCTCTAACATCTGTTTTTAAAAATGATGTTTTTGATAGTGAAAAGTTTTCTATTTTTGTATTTTTGTTTAAAAATTGAGCATTGTTAAATATTGCTAAGTAGTTATCATTAATTATATTATTAATCACCTCAAATATATTGGTTATATTATATATTAATCGTTTATCTGGTTTTTTAAACTAATATTATTATTTTTTTGAAATTTTTTGAATCCAATTTTATTATTTATAAATTCAATTTTATCTTTTTTTGATTTAAATTTACCTTTTCTGAATAATGCTAAATCCTCAAATACGCAATCAATAACGGCTAATAATACAAAATAAATATCTCTAAAATCTGCACAAGATTTAAAAGTTAATCCATAACAATTCAATTCATTAAACATGACTTCCTTAAAATCAACATACCCATTAAAAGTAGTATCTAAAAAATTAGCTTTTCCTTTAAAAATGGAGCCAATAAAATAAACTTCTTTTTCAAAAGTGCAAGTTGAAAAATTAACATCTTCATAGAATATATTCTTTGGCGTTTCATTGTTACTTATATATAAAGATTTGTTTTCACATATTATGATGCCCTTAAATTTACAATGTTCAAAATACATTTTACCATGAAATTTAGAGTTAAAAATTCCTACGCCCTCCTGAAATTTTACATTATCAAACTTGGTACCTTTTCTAAATTCAACACTATCAAATACCACATTTTTAAATTTTGTATTTTCAAAAATAACATCGTTAAACTCTATACTCGTAAAATTAACACCATCATTAAACTCTGTTTCTTTAAAAGATGCTAATTCTCTAAATTCTAATTTTGTAAAACCATATTCAACATGTTCATTAAAATGTGTTTTATCAAAACTAACGATACTTTTAAATTCCATATTTTGAAAATATGTTTCTCCATTGAAGTTACATTCTTCAAAAAATACCCTTATGTTAAATTCTGAATAATTAAAAGAAGTTTTATTATGAAATTCTGCATCTTTAAAATTAACATTTTTAAAAGTACCCCCATCTTCTTTTTTTCCAAACACTGCATTGAATTCAACTTCTCCAAAAAATTTAACTTTACTAAAAGAAGCTTCTTGTTGAAATTTAGTTTGTTTTAGGTTATCGTTTATATGTGTGCTGCATGAAAAATCAGTGCTTCCGTAAAAAATTGCATTGTTAAAATTGCATGAATTTTTAAATACTACTCCTGAAAAATCAGTATAATAAGAACCCACATATCCACTGTTTGATTCTAAATATTTATTGAATA from Methanothermococcus okinawensis IH1 encodes:
- a CDS encoding carbamoyltransferase C-terminal domain-containing protein, with protein sequence MILGIHDGHNASACLIDNNNNIRYAISEERFTRKKNQRGFPKYSVNYILNEIKKLDKESTIDIITVGGIFRKGNRLKALKNFQKEVNVPMVYFNHHLCHASLYKLSNFKECLIITMDGGGDALSSTVSIGNKKGLELLAQNDLIDSVGDFYASITEVLGFKPMEDEGKVMSLSSYDCVDESPINLKVIDYDSKRKSFENYLGIVGYEATKALKRIFNLNKNVDFKNKVLISKYAQKTLEDVVLKMINDFSKETGINNIVFSGGVAQNVKLNKKIAENYNLYVPPFMGDEGLSVGSALLFNNKKNKKTKNKEITLKNTYLGYEIKNEDMELLYNNDSNIHKNYKITYVEEEELPETIGNLIVNNKIVCLCRGKMEFGPRALGNRSIISLPTKENSEKINKMLNRDNFMPFAPTILYEHIDDYIINPSYSPFMTLLFDIKHENKNKIDGVVHVDNTTRAQTLKREFNKTYYDIINHVYENTNIPMVLNTSFNLHGEPIVCNEQDALKSFKSVGNALLLGNWLIEKI
- a CDS encoding TOBE domain-containing protein; translation: MKVSVRNKLKGTVEDIKVGQVMAEVFVKVGDQRIVSVITKDALDDLDIKVGDEVVALIKSTSVAIGK
- a CDS encoding pentapeptide repeat-containing protein, translated to MGAPTIHYKDGTTEDFYDKFIECLKENKEFKLENATVEGVVSIADIYDKIKDDEKLKDLIEEKEDGIYVKINFIITIKNIEFNDKFIMKGAFLTNYIYKNYVALFKYIRIVFNGNVEFYNVLFKKEANFKDAIFDGSVDFRSSEFNGEADFENTLFNKYLESNSGYVGSYYTDFSGVVFKNSCNFNNAIFYGSTDFSCSTHINDNLKQTKFQQEASFSKVKFFGEVEFNAVFGKKEDGGTFKNVNFKDAEFHNKTSFNYSEFNIRVFFEECNFNGETYFQNMEFKSIVSFDKTHFNEHVEYGFTKLEFRELASFKETEFNDGVNFTSIEFNDVIFENTKFKNVVFDSVEFRKGTKFDNVKFQEGVGIFNSKFHGKMYFEHCKFKGIIICENKSLYISNNETPKNIFYEDVNFSTCTFEKEVYFIGSIFKGKANFLDTTFNGYVDFKEVMFNELNCYGLTFKSCADFRDIYFVLLAVIDCVFEDLALFRKGKFKSKKDKIEFINNKIGFKKFQKNNNISLKNQIND